The segment CTGACTGACCGCTCAAAGCTGACATGAACAGTGATGGATATACACCCTCTGAGGACATGCCTACAGACAAAGACATATATACATGCATAAATACATGCACAAATATACTCTCAGCAGCTTGCTTCAAAATTAAACTGAAGTATCTATATAAAAGACCGTTTTAACTACACATGTGAACAGGACATATCTGACATAACACAGcactaaaagcaaaaataataaaataaaatcaaccaACATAAAGATGTAATTTAGCATTTAGAAAAACTTACTCTGATAGTCTCTCTGCTGGTTCTTTCTGTATTTGGGAGGACGACCAATCCTTTAAACAGAGGAAAAGTTTactctgagacaaaaacaaatgtgcaccggtacattcacacacacacacacacacacacacacacacacacacactttacctGCCACGGTAATGAGTCTTTTTGGTCCTCTGACCAAAGAATAGGTTCCTCTTGCACTCTGAGTCTGAAAGGTCAGCCTTCAGCCTGCCCTGGTTCCTCTCTGCCAATGGGCAGCCTGATATGCAGTGGTGGGCAGTGAAACGACCGGTCACGTGCCCTGAACCGTCACAACCAGGAGTCGgacatttcctgttttaaaGACAGATGAATGGAAGTTTGTTTCCAGTGCACTTTGAAGCAATATGTTAAAATGTTGTGTGTAATAGTGGATGAGTAATAGGACAGGGGTTGAGTTCCTTGCTTACCTGTTGTGAAAGCTGTACTTGTTGGTTCTGGGGTGGTTGATGGGTTTACAGGGAACAGAAGAGGGGGAGGTGGACTGACCTGTAACAGGAGGCTCCCTCACACCTACAGGGCACATAGAAAAAAATGAACCTGCAGCCTTATCATTAGATGCCACAAAACATTGGTTAATTAattatttctatttattatGGGGAATGACTCAGCCTCTGCTTTTTAAGTGATGTGTTACTGGTTGCTACCATGCGGCTGCTGTATTTTGGTGTCCCGTGGAGGAACTTTTAGTGGGTGACCGGTCGCCTCACACCAGCCTACAGGATGGATGTCTGGGTGATCTGAATCCATCCACTCATCATAGACGTGACTCCACCCATCATAATGGACCTGAACACGGACCACAGGTCACgctgacacacatttaaataccGTGCATGCACAAACACTCCAAAGTCACAATTTCTTGTCACCTTGATGCGATGAGTCTCGACCTCCTCCACTGTGGCCACTCTGATCAGACCAGGACTTCTCTTGTCCACAGCTTCCAGTTTCATCTGAGGCTGGAAGCTGTGGGCGGCCCGCTAAAGGCAGAGCAAGGCATGATGGGAAAACACATTCAACTACTGCCCTTATTTTTACAACAAGGCACATCAAACAGTATGTTTTTTACTACTTTTATGTTTTAAGGCTCTTGCCATCGCTACACAATCAATGAGAAATCTCACCACTTTAAAGGCTTCTGCAGCCACGGCCTTAGAACCAGTTTCCTCCAAGTATCGAGACCAGGAGAACCGGCCCTGGTCTGGGTAATCTGgtgcagcaaaaacaaacaacattaaCATTCACATATCTGTATTTGAGTTTAAGACATGTGAAAGGACAAAAGGACATGTGTGAGGACCTGAAGGGCAGAGCTGTTTTTGAAGTTTATGACCCATGCGGAGTCTATAAACATGATCAAACTACTGATTAACAGGGAACGGACTGGTCACCTTGGGGTGGTGTTAAGGGTAGGTTCCTCTCCTGGCACCAACCAATAGGGTGAATGTATGGACTGCTGGCATCACACCTGCACATTTAAACAAATCACAACATCCAGAAATCAGGTACAATTTAATTACCATTCACTCAGTGGTGATAAAAAACAACGAATACACACAAATGTATTCATGTGGAACCTTTAAAATACAACACTATAGAAATTCCTGCTCTTGTCTGTAAGTAGTTGTAAGTAGTTGATATCCTTGGGCATGTTGAGACTTTTAATCTGAACCACTGGAAAGTAAATATATTGATGCTATCTTTAAACTCTGCTCCACTATGACACTGTTTTGTAAAAATTAACCAGGAAATATTAGATCCCCATTTTTACATTTGCTTTCCTATACATATAATTTCACATCACAAGCAGCTTCAATCATTCCCCAGAGGCCATAAAAACTCACCAGTAGTCGTACGTGTCATCCCAGTTGTCAAAATGAACCAGGAAGCGGTTGTCCACCACGTCGGTGACGGTTGCTACACAGATGAGGGAGGGGTTCATGCGGTCGACCGCCTCCAGCTTCATTCCTATCTCAAAACCACACTTCACATCGATCTAAACAGAAAGAACATACGCTGCATCAGATGCTGCTTGGCTGGAAAAGACTCACTGCCAGTTATCACAAATGCTTGATTGCAGTTGTTGCTGCTAAGGTGGCACAACCAGTTATCAGGTGGCAACGCAGGTACACGAAGGGGCAAACACTTTTTCACACCACCTTATAAGCTGAAGGTTTCACTGAAACTATAAAATGACAGTCATCTCACCCATCCGTGTGGCACTTACCCTCCCAGGACTGGCAAAAACTTCTTTGGGAGCTACTTGTGCTTTAGTCATTCTCAGATAGTTGGTCCAGGTAAACTCCTCCTCTTTACAGCCTGCAAGGAAAAAAcagaagatacacacagagaaaaacacagtacAGCACTGAGGAGACCAATTCAACATTTTTTACTATGCTCATCTGTGTGACAATATTAAGAATACCGGTGTTGTATTGTTACATTGAAATATAGAGATGGTACAAAGCAGTGAGCCATGCTTAGCCAAGCCCACAAATATGGGAGAAAAAGgtccacagaaaataaaatctaCTCATCAGCTGCTTGAAAACTGATTAAAATTCTATGTCCCTttgatatatagatatatagttCACTATAACATATACATATGCTGTTATTGCTCCTACAGTCATGTTCGTAGTGGGTCTTTGTATTACACACATCCCTCTTTAGGTCTTACCACAACGTTTCAGTTGGTTTAAGATCTGGACTTTGACTTAGGCCATGCCAAAACTTtgaatcttttatttttcagtctttCTGAAGTAGacttgctgctgtgctttggatcattgtcctgttgtaAGACCTAATTCCCACCAAGATTTAACAGTCAGACtgatgtcctcacatttgtctgtagaacactctggtatagaGGAGCTCATGGTACTAACTTTTAACTAATCATATATCAAACAAACCACTGGTAGTAAAACAATGCTAATGTAAGAATAAGCATAAGTGGTGGACTGTATGTTTTTGCATGCTGACACTGCAGTGCAGAGTGTTTTCACCTCTGACCTTTGGGGGTGTGCAGTTTGTGTCCTGTGCTCTCACACCAGCCTGTAGGGTGGATGTCGGGGGAGTTGGCATTCACCCAGAAGTCGTGACAGTCGGAGTAGCCATCAAAATGTAGCCGCAGTCGGTAACCGCAGACCTGCACAATAACATGGTATATTAGAAGAGGGCAGCACAGGACTGAACTACACCTGTGTACAATAACTGCTTTATAACTGCTATAATGTCAACTTATTAAACAGTCATCCTGGCTATTCAAGGTGACCGGGCCCCTCAATAATGGGGTCTCCCTGCCCAGCATGACAATGCCAGTGCATGTCTGCTTATCTGCCTTACCTCAGCCACAGTGAGGACAAAATACATGGACGGATGCTGCGGATCGATGCCTTCCAGCTTCATCCCCTGTTTGAAGCCGTTTTTTACTGTTGGCACTCTCTGGGACTGGACACAAGAAACAGAGgaaatgtttgtgttggtgtgtgtcaaACGTTTAGGTTCAAACCTCAATTTGAGAAACTGAAACATACCTCTTGGAAAAGCTTGTTAGGAGCAGCAATGGTTTTGGTTTCCTCCAGATACTGGGGCCACGTCCACTGCTCTGTCTTACTATCTCCACCTTCAACAGAAATATCAGTTTATTATGAAAAACTGTATGATGCTAAAAGCAATGAGAAGTGAAAGAACACAGATAGGTGAAAATTCTTAATGGTGAAAGGCAGACACAAAAGATGTCAGGAGATGTGTAAGAGATATAAGAGTAAGATAGGTATCATATTAGAAGTGATATGTTGTGAATTGTGATACAGCTAAAACATGATATAACCTAATTCTACACTACCATGTGCCATGAAAGGTCAGAGAAAGACCTGGTGGAAGATAAAGATGAACAGATGATGTCCTGTGAAAAATTTTAGGGTAAACAAAGAAAGAAGCACAAAGAACTGATAACATATAAGACGAGTTGAAAAAACAAAGCGAAACAGGACCAGACCTCCTCTGATGTGTCGCATGTCTGATTTGGAATCATCCATCTTCTCATCCTGTAAAACACAGTTACTGAGTCAGGGCAGATTTTGAGcgtgaaaacaaacatgatgatGTTTGACCTATCTTGGCTTTAATCGCCATGTAACTTAATGTATAGTCATGCATAACTGACTAAATCCAACTTTTTATCTTTGCATGTTAAATAGAAATAACAATGCTGTTCCACCATGCCCTCGATGTCCGAGTCTTCCTCTGATGGACTCAAGtactccttcctcttcctcttcctcatgggTTTCAGGTGATCGGCGTtaatggaggacagtctcccaCCTGCTGGCACCTTCTCCACACCGACAGTCCTCCTGaagtgcagggaggacagagtGTGCACATGTATGCAgagatgcatgtgtgaacaTGAAGACTAGGCCTCTGTTGGGAACATACTTCTCAGTGATGGGGTCTCTACGTAGCTCCTCTGTGTAGTTTCTCTGAACTCTGGGATCGTGGTGCGGTTGTCCCAGTACGACCTGGACTTCAGGCGTGACAGACACCAACCTCTCCGGCTCCACAGCTGCACCTCGCACAGAGCTAACAGCAGCCAGCACTTCTGATAGGCAGGAAACACACGACGCTTCAGACAAAGACTGGTGATACAGCAGTTTTCTGGCAGATGGTTGAGTACTTGATTACATTTAGCAAACCATAAAAACCAGGAACTCGTCtgatattctttttttttaaatgctgaacACTGAAAGGTAGTTAAGGGGACAGGGGACAGCCCCTCTATGATGTAACAAAGCCAGGATTGTTAACTCAGTTCCCACTATTTAGTATAATTTTACACTCCAACACCTAACATGTGGACATAAAACAGATGTAACACTGTACAAAAATAGATACATATCACTGCCAAGCAGATTGAAAGGCAGTGATTGGTCAGTGTCAGTGTATGAATATtatgcctccctctctctctgtaccaGTTTCTGCTGTGGACCAGCCTTTCCTAAACACATTGTACTCAGCTATCTGTTAGCTGTACACATGGGTAATGCTAACAAGTTAACAAGAACAGCAgttactttttatttgtttatgacAATAGGGAGTGTCTTCTCACATAAATAAGCTTCTTTAGTTAATCCAAAGATGTTTATTTCTTCAGTTAAATTGGAGGATCAATGGAAAGTGgctcatttttgctgcttgatTAGTCTTAGTACACTACATTTAAACCAGTAATCCAGGTCTCCACCATGCACACATCACATAGAATTTACAAGTAGCAAGCTAGCTAATTTAGCCAGGTCACCTTTGCCACAGTAGGTAGTGTGAAGGCTGCTGCATTACAATCTGATCATACCAGTAGTATCAGTAAAACGCTATTATTCCAATTCACTATGATTCTGACATAATCATACAAACAGCTTTACAGATCACTGCACTGACTATGATAGAGCAGGAAATATACATTCATTTTAAAACTGGCAGTGACATTCCCTGGCTGTTCTGTGTCACGTGTGCAAAGTGGAAATGTTTGGCTGAAATGCAGCATTTTGTGTTCAGCGCCTGATGTGACTGTGCAGCCTTATGTAACCATGACTCTACCTGGTTTGTCGGGAGTGCTTTCTGCTTCAGCAGATCTCCCAGAAGTCCCTGCTGCTGGCTCAGTGGTGCTGTTGGTGGTCCCCGGGGTAATCAGTGTGCTCAGAGTTCCTACGTCACTCACACAgaactacaaacacaaacaataatgGATTTATATGTCAAACTGTCCTGATGTTTTTGCCATGTTTGTCCATACAGCATCTGACATTTGTCTGTATCCACATGCCTTTTCTGTTCTAAGTACTAGATTAAATGTCAGATGGCGTTGCTGTACACATGTGGACGTCGCTGCTAAACCTGGTAAAACAACCTACCTTCAGGTTGCTACTGGGCAGGATGGCCATCCCCTCCTTCCATTCCAGGACGTGGACGATGCTACAGGCCCCTCCCACCTGCGCTGTCAGGGTGGGCGTTGCCATTTCATTGGCCCCGCTTCCTTTTCCTGGGTTACCCACGGCAACAGCCGGAGTCACCTCAACTTTCGGGTGGCTAGGAGCTAAGGAAGGCatggacataaaaaaaaatcattttgttgACATGTCAATCAATATAAATAAACTTTTTTAGAAtatgaaattttaaaaaatgtaaacacacaactttAAACAAGTGCCAATACAGGTGAAAATGTCTGATGTCTCTtaatcacagagaaaaaaaacatttttttttggaggTAAAGGACATGACTTTTAGCGCAGCTACTTGGTCAGAGGGCCCACATGGGCACGCTGCCACCCTGAGCTCACCTGGGAGGAGAAGAGCTGTGGTGGTGTGAGCCTGGGGCCGAGCCTTTTTGGCCACACCATCACTCCCGCAGATGAGGATGGTCTCGCCGGAAGACGAGGACGTGGTGTCCATCGGTGTGCAGTCTGGTTCTTTGGACGGAGCCTCCGTGTTGACTTTGGCACTCATGTCTCTTGTGCTGAAGCACTGAAAGGCAAACCATGAAGAAAAGTATAGAGAACAGGGCTcactggagaaaaaaatgaggatTTAACATTTATATTATGTCAAAAGTGTCAGAACAGACAGATGAAGGATcactcttttatttttgttttactctACATGAAGTGACTACAACTTTATATTTGATTTGAAGGTATAAAAGGAGTTGGTTGTCCTTTGTTATGAGGATATATCATTGATGTaaacatttcaaatgaaaaaataatgtaataatttaaTATCACAGAAAGGTATGACCACTTGCAACTTTTCTACAGCCGTCCATTATCTTCCATAAAATGAGTGAAACAATATTTACGCGCAGGCTTCTAAGTCCGccgccacccccaccccccctccagcctgcctccctccctccctcactccctcacCCCCAACACACAGACTAAAATACAGCATTTCAGTTAAAATGGCGGAGGATCTGAAATCCTTGAAGCACAAAATGTGAAAGAGCAGACTCTCAATTGTTTTGAAATTCCGACTTAATGAAAAATGAACATTGTCAGCCATTCTGGCAAAAACCCCTACACGACTGAGCAACATTGTCACATCTGAAGAGCGTTAagcatgttaaatgttttatattatCAGCGGTGCGACTGCTTGTTATCGAGACGCATTTGACTGAGTAGGTCAATTAACCGCGCGTGCCATTATCAACATTATATGATAAAGATAAAAGCCTGTGTGGTTCATCACATTCAAAACGCCAAAACGGTTCACCCCAGGACTAAAACACGTCCATCCCCCTTAAAAGCCATGTGGGTCAAAGACGCTCATGTCAGCTACAAAGACAATAAAGTTGTAAATGTCAATTTAATTCGTCTTTGCAGATTTCAGGAACTGAATTTTGGCTTACCAGCTCTTATCTCCTGCGGCTCCGGGGCTCCGAGAGCGCATGCGCGGACCCGCTGTACAGTCACCGCTCGCTATTATAACGCCAAAAAGACTTCCAGAGCGATCGCTCTACTTTCAGCAAGTcgacaacaaataaatatggCACTTTATTGATAGACTATTGGAATCTGTACTGTAGGCTTTCACTTTGAGTACAGACGCATCTGTGACATTAAAACCAGCTCTTCCTTTTATTCTCCGAGTACCTTCCTCTATGAAAGAGCGTTTATTATGTAATTAGCAGGATATATAGGTCATATCGATACAGCAGTTAAGGTTTTTGTTATCTTGACACAAATAAACAGCATACAACACAGATATATTTTAATTAAGATCTTTAATGAAcgcaaaatacaaaaaaaggacatttttcATTAGACCTCATTCATGGAGAAAATATGAAATTATCCTGCAAGATGGAGAAAGTGGCTGCCCTCTGGGAGTCTGATGTTTATTAACCCACAGCAGACCTTCAAGAGATCTGAAATCAGGACATCTGCAAGACGGCATCAACTTCACACCTGAAATAAACAGAGGCTTGACAAACCCATTAACCCCTGAACTGAACTaccagaaacaaagaaaacaacctAGTCAGAGCAGTAATCGCAGCAATGCAGGAAACGCAAGAACAAAACGCTGCAGTGAAGCTCTCAGATTATGAAAGTAATATAAATTGGCTTCCACAGACTGCTCATAGTtgcaggaaaaaataaatcattacaAAAAGATGAAATGGAACATTTTGTGCCAAATACAGTCTATGTACAACAGGTTAAAAAGGGACCTTAATAATCCTACAAATTGTTCATTATGCAGTTCTGTGGTACAAGCTGTTGCATCCCAGATACGCTTTGTTTCACACAAGACTGCTTGAAAAAGCAGTTTTTGAGACTGTAGATCAAAGAAGGAAACGGCTCCAGTCCTGTGGCCAAATACTACTTTTCTCCCACAATCATGCAGGCTAAACGAGCACCACACAAAGGTCTACAACACCATGGCAATTTTAGACAAACCTTTGAAGGTCAATTATCTATCAAAAACTGATACAAACCGAGTAAAAGTACATTTAAGATGCCTTCGTCATAATCAAGCCATGTTTTACTTTTGATAAAACAGACAAGACAAAGCTAGTGTTGACCAATCAAGTTGAAATATTTGGGACAGAGCGACTTAAAACTACCTCAGGTGATGATTTTAAGACAACACCCATGTTGTTCAAAATAAGGGTGCACTGGTAATCCGAAATGCAAGCAATCCTGGCACTGTGGTGCACTGTCGGCAATATACTGCATCTACAACATGTTAACAGAGAAGTGCACACTTGAAGGAGAAAAGTAGATGAGTCAGGAAGCATAAGCGAGTTATTACAACACTGTTCATCACTATGTACAGCATGAGGACGAagctcaacaacaaaaactcCACCCATCTCCACCACACCTACTAATCCTGAGAAGCTGATCTAGACCGCGAGCGAGATCTTGAGCGAGAGGCCGAACGTTTCTCTCGTGACTCAGAGCGACGATCATCCTCCCGTGGGGAGCGAGAGGCAGATTTGACAGCACGCTCTTCCTTTCCGTTTTCAACTGGGGAGGCTGAACGACTGCGTGACTTCTTCTCGCCAGACATCTCCTTTGATCGACTGCGAGAATCGCGCTCAGACTTCACCTTAGAACGGCTTTTTGAACGAGACTTTGACTTCCGGTCAGCTGAGCGAGACCGTGATTTTGAACGAGATTTGGATTTGTGGGATCGAGAGCGGGACCTGCGGTTGCGGGAGCGTGATTTACTATCTCCAGACTTGGATCGAGACTTCCCCCTTGACCCGGAGCGAGAATGATGGCGTCTCTTGTCGCTGCGGGACCGAGACCTATAGGAAAAAGCAGAAAAGCATAAAAGTTTGAATTAAAAATATCTAGCACAGAATAAACCAACTTCTGCATTTTATTAATACATACGGTACTTTTCTGAACTAAATTGGCATTTACCTGGAGCGGGATCTTGAGCGGCTCCTTGAGCTTCTGCTCCTGTGACTCCTGCGGCTTCTGCTGCGGGAA is part of the Parambassis ranga chromosome 7, fParRan2.1, whole genome shotgun sequence genome and harbors:
- the l3mbtl1 gene encoding lethal(3)malignant brain tumor-like protein 1, which encodes MSAKVNTEAPSKEPDCTPMDTTSSSSGETILICGSDGVAKKARPQAHTTTALLLPAPSHPKVEVTPAVAVGNPGKGSGANEMATPTLTAQVGGACSIVHVLEWKEGMAILPSSNLKFCVSDVGTLSTLITPGTTNSTTEPAAGTSGRSAEAESTPDKPEVLAAVSSVRGAAVEPERLVSVTPEVQVVLGQPHHDPRVQRNYTEELRRDPITEKRTVGVEKVPAGGRLSSINADHLKPMRKRKRKEYLSPSEEDSDIEGMDEKMDDSKSDMRHIRGGGDSKTEQWTWPQYLEETKTIAAPNKLFQESQRVPTVKNGFKQGMKLEGIDPQHPSMYFVLTVAEVCGYRLRLHFDGYSDCHDFWVNANSPDIHPTGWCESTGHKLHTPKGCKEEEFTWTNYLRMTKAQVAPKEVFASPGRIDVKCGFEIGMKLEAVDRMNPSLICVATVTDVVDNRFLVHFDNWDDTYDYWCDASSPYIHPIGWCQERNLPLTPPQDYPDQGRFSWSRYLEETGSKAVAAEAFKVRAAHSFQPQMKLEAVDKRSPGLIRVATVEEVETHRIKVHYDGWSHVYDEWMDSDHPDIHPVGWCEATGHPLKVPPRDTKIQQPHGVREPPVTGQSTSPSSVPCKPINHPRTNKYSFHNRKCPTPGCDGSGHVTGRFTAHHCISGCPLAERNQGRLKADLSDSECKRNLFFGQRTKKTHYRGRIGRPPKYRKNQQRDYQSMSSEGVYPSLFMSALSGQSDRTLSLCWEQHCKLLPGVQGIHASQVAAWSVEEVFRFVQNLIGCEEQARLFKEEMIDGEAFLLLTQTDIVKIMSIKLGPALKISNAILMFKSTDEGLK